The Gloeomargarita lithophora Alchichica-D10 genomic sequence ACCTTGTCCGACTCGTTAACCGACTCGTTAGCCAATGAAACTGTACTGTATTCGTCATGGTTTGGCCCAAGACCCACACCCGGAGCAACCGGATCGGGAGCGGATTTTGACCAAGGAAGGCTACAAAAAAACCCGCTCGGTTGCCCAAGGGCTGGCGGCGTTGGGGGTGCAGGTGGAGGCGATTCTCACCAGTCCCTACCTGCGGGCGAGTCAAACGGCGGTGATTTGCCATGAACAGGGGCTAGGGCCGATGCCGGTGATCCATGAGGCGCTCCAACCGGGGGGGGATTGGCAAAGTTGGCTGACCTGGTGGCAGGCATGGCAAGCCCAAGGGGGGGGTGCGGTGGCTTTGGTCGGTCATCTGCCGGATTTGAGTCAATGGGCGGAACGCTTGCTGTGGGGGCAGGTGGGCGATAAATTGGTGCTGAAAAAAGCGGGGGTGATGTTGCTGGAATTGCCGGAACAGGGCAACCCGGTGGCGCAGGCACAATTGCTGTGGTTATTGCCGCCCAGGGTGTTGGCGGACTAGGCGATGGGCTTAATCCTGGCTGGAGAACGGAGCGGGGTGGGGAAAACCACAATTACATTAGCATTACTGGCGGCACTCACCTCCTGGGGGGAGCGGGTGCAGTCGTTTAAGGTGGGGCCGGATTATCTTGACCCGCAGTTGCATCGCTGGGTGACGGGGCGGGGCTGTCCCAATTTGGATACGATGCTGACTTCTTCCCAGTATGTACAAAACTGTTATCACTATCACACCGGGAATGTGGAGTACGCCCTGGTGGAAGGGGTGATGGGGTTGTTTGATGGCCCTAGCAGTACGGCGCAGGTGGCGAAACTCCTGGGTTTAGCGGTGGTGTTGGTGGTGGATTGTGGGCGGTTGGCGGGTTCGGTGGCGGCTCTGGTGCAGGGGTATGCCCGCTTTGACCCGCAGGTGCCGGTGGTGGGGGTGATTTTGAACCGGGTGGCGAGTGACCGGCACAGTGAATTGTTGCGGGCGGCCTTGGCTCCCCTGGGGATGACGATTGTAGGGGAATGTCGCAGGCAAACCGAACTACATTATCCCGAACGGCATTTGGGTTTAATTCCCCCAACGGAACGGGAGAATTTAGCCCCCTGGCGGCGGGCATTAAAAACTTTGGGGCAAACCTGTTTTGCTTGGGATGTCCTGCGCCCGTTATTACAAGTGCATTCTGGGGGTAATCCCGTTCCCCCTTGGTTGCCCTTGAAGATTACCCACCCCCTAAGGATAGCGGTGGCCTGGGATGAGGCGTTTAATTTTTACTACGATGACCAGTTGGCCTTGTTGCGTTGCGCCGGGGTGGAATTGTACTTTTGGAGTCCTTTGCGGTCTGCCCCTTTACCAACGGAAATCCAGGGGTTGATCCTGGGGGGTGGCTACCCGGAACTGTGGGCGGAACCCTTGAGTCAGCGGCAAGATGTACTGCAAAATTTGCGCCAGAGGATTCGCCAGGGATTAGCGGTTTATGCCGAGTGCGGCGGGTTGATGTTTTTGGGAGAAACCTTAATTACCTCGGATGGAACGGCTTGGCCGCTGGTGGGAGCTATTCCTCTGGTGACCCGGATGATGCCACGTTTAACCCTGGGCTACCGGGAAATTATCGCCACTTTAGACACCTGTTTTGTCGCCCAAGGGCAGGGGGTTACCGGCCATGAATTTCACTATTCCCAAGGGGTAAACCCCAATTTCCCAGCCATTTATG encodes the following:
- the sixA gene encoding phosphohistidine phosphatase SixA, with the protein product MKLYCIRHGLAQDPHPEQPDRERILTKEGYKKTRSVAQGLAALGVQVEAILTSPYLRASQTAVICHEQGLGPMPVIHEALQPGGDWQSWLTWWQAWQAQGGGAVALVGHLPDLSQWAERLLWGQVGDKLVLKKAGVMLLELPEQGNPVAQAQLLWLLPPRVLAD
- a CDS encoding cobyrinate a,c-diamide synthase, with product MGLILAGERSGVGKTTITLALLAALTSWGERVQSFKVGPDYLDPQLHRWVTGRGCPNLDTMLTSSQYVQNCYHYHTGNVEYALVEGVMGLFDGPSSTAQVAKLLGLAVVLVVDCGRLAGSVAALVQGYARFDPQVPVVGVILNRVASDRHSELLRAALAPLGMTIVGECRRQTELHYPERHLGLIPPTERENLAPWRRALKTLGQTCFAWDVLRPLLQVHSGGNPVPPWLPLKITHPLRIAVAWDEAFNFYYDDQLALLRCAGVELYFWSPLRSAPLPTEIQGLILGGGYPELWAEPLSQRQDVLQNLRQRIRQGLAVYAECGGLMFLGETLITSDGTAWPLVGAIPLVTRMMPRLTLGYREIIATLDTCFVAQGQGVTGHEFHYSQGVNPNFPAIYGSATLHASYIHCHWGGCPQQVQRFLDCVQQGAAQVV